The sequence TTTTTCTAACCATTCATCGTTCCCTGTTATTTCCCATAACAAGTACATAGACTCAGCATTTCCATGAGATGCCTGATCAGTTGCAAGCTTCTTAGCTTCATTTATCCAGCCTTCAGGCGATTGCTCAGTGGGGGAACAATTCTTCATAGTTACGCATAAGTCTTGGTCCGCTCTTCCGAGCCGGATCATAGAATAAATATTGCCTTTTTTTGCTGACTCCTCGTAAGCTTTTTGTGCTTCCTGAGTCATGTATCTGTTATTTTTTCTTATTGATTCGCCTAGGTAATAGAGTGCCTCACCATCGCCACCATCGCCACCATCGCCACCATCGCCACCATCAGCGGCGATCTTCAAAAACTCAATCGCAGAAATGGCTTTGTGTTGATTGTATAGCTCAATCCCCTTTATTTTTGCCTGAGATTGTTTGTGCGTAAGCGCGAATGAGTGGGTTGACCCTAGGGCTAACAACATCATCGCAGTGGCCATCAGTTTCATTGGTGTTTCTGCCGAGATTACGGAAGGTGGTTGCTTCGTCCGGGATGTTAAAGGGTGGTAGCCCACCACCATGAAATCCGGGGTGCGCCACCCTGAAAACACGAGAAAATCGAATCAGTTACTCAGTTTGTCGGGGAAGAATGAAAGCGGCGGGTGAGTGGCTTTCCACTCCTGCGCGACAATTTTTGACTGTTCAATTTGTTCCGGTGTCATTTTTTCAGCAATGCTGTCCGATTTTTTTTCGACAAATCTTTTTATTCCTCCGCCTCCATCAAGATCTTTCAGCAGCAAGAACAGCGCATAACCTTTAACGAGATCCAGGGGGTAATTCAGCTTATCCGGGGTATGCGAAATATAAGCGCCATAACTGCTCACCGCTGCTTGGTAACCGGTATCAACGGCTAATTCGAGCCAATGGTGAATATTCTCGGTGTCGCCTTCTCTATGTAAAATTTCCAGGTAATCCATCATGGCTTTTGGATATCCGCCTTCCGACGAAAGCAAAAGCCATTTTTTTACAGACGCATCACGTTTTCCTGGAATCAAGAAGAAGCCTTCGCCCTGTCGTTCGCTGATCGCCATCCAGTACTGCGCGAGCGGGTATCCCGCGGTTGCGGATTTCTCTAACCACTCACGATTCAGAGTGATTTCATACATTAGATACAAGGACTCGGGATCGCCTTCCTGCGCCTTTGGTAGAACTAATCCTTTAGCTTGTGCAAACCATTCCGCTTGGATTTTCTTGAATGGAGGGCAGTTGCCAATCTTCTGACAAAAGTCATTTTTGTGTCGGCCCAGTTGAATCATTGCATAGATATTGTCTTTTTCTGCTGCCTTTTCATACCAATGTTGCGCTTCGGGTGCCATGTAGCGACTTTTTTTTCGAATGATTTCTGCTAAGTAATATTGAGAATCGGAATTCCCATCGTTGCTTTCAATTTGGAGTTGTTGAGTCGCTGCGTTTATTCTAAGTTGATTGTATAAGACCAACCCCGAAGCTTTTTCAGGGGCGCTGTCTGCCGCCAGGCTTGGCTCTGCCCAAGAAAAAAGGGCAATTAATAAAGGCCAAGTCAAGAATTTGGTCATTCTGGTTATCTGCCTAGCTTTTCGGGGAAGAAGGAGAGGGGCGGGTGAGTGGCTTTCCATTCCTCAGCGACAGCTTTTGAGTTCTCTATCTGTTCAGGCGTCATTTTGCTCCCAATTTCTTCGAGAGTATCTTGAACGAAATCTTGAATCGCGCCTCCACCATCCAGCTCTTTCAGCAGGCTAATCAGTGCATAACCTTTAACAAGGTCTAGGGTATAACCAACTTGGTCAGGCGCATGGGCAATGTAAGAGCCATAACTGCTAATTGCTTTTTGATCGCCCGTTTCAGCTGCTGCCTGAAGCCAATGGCGCACCCCATCAAGATCGCCTTTCTTATACAGGATCTCAATGTATTCCATCATTGCTTTTGGATTGCCGCCTTCAGAGGCAGCTTTCAGCCATTTGCTGATGGCCTCATCACGTTTTCCAGGTATAAGAAAAAATCCCTCACCTTGTCGATCACCGACGGCCATCCAATATTGCGCGAGCGCATAACCTGCATTTGCAGATTTTTCTAACCAAGTACGATCAAAAGTTATTTCATACATTAAATATAGCGACTCAGGGTTACCTGTCCTCACTTCCTTCATTACTTGATTTTTTGCTTGGCTCAACCACTCGGAACTTGAT comes from Pseudomonas sp. RU47 and encodes:
- a CDS encoding tetratricopeptide repeat protein codes for the protein MNILRAFRSLLILAFICSPTLSAETHASNSENQTATKQSRGIVLYNQLKIDNAIPQLEKEAKSGNTDSQYYLGEALRKRNRYMTPEALHWYEAAANNGSIFAMIQLGRQNDDLCKKMDNCPTSKKSSSEWLSQAKNQVMKEVRTGNPESLYLMYEITFDRTWLEKSANAGYALAQYWMAVGDRQGEGFFLIPGKRDEAISKWLKAASEGGNPKAMMEYIEILYKKGDLDGVRHWLQAAAETGDQKAISSYGSYIAHAPDQVGYTLDLVKGYALISLLKELDGGGAIQDFVQDTLEEIGSKMTPEQIENSKAVAEEWKATHPPLSFFPEKLGR
- a CDS encoding tetratricopeptide repeat protein: MKLMATAMMLLALGSTHSFALTHKQSQAKIKGIELYNQHKAISAIEFLKIAADGGDGGDGGDGGDGEALYYLGESIRKNNRYMTQEAQKAYEESAKKGNIYSMIRLGRADQDLCVTMKNCSPTEQSPEGWINEAKKLATDQASHGNAESMYLLWEITGNDEWLEKSAEKGFALAQFRLATKYQEGGGVFLLPSRRSDEIEKWMKASAENGYPPAMMGFAATRIEKADFPSFRNWNEKAAASGYVSAIFGYASYIGKVEPKYGFTSDPVTSYALLSNLLELDGGGNVINNVKDVLPEVEKKPVKRANRESKRARKNVESQPSASLVLP
- a CDS encoding tetratricopeptide repeat protein; the protein is MTKFLTWPLLIALFSWAEPSLAADSAPEKASGLVLYNQLRINAATQQLQIESNDGNSDSQYYLAEIIRKKSRYMAPEAQHWYEKAAEKDNIYAMIQLGRHKNDFCQKIGNCPPFKKIQAEWFAQAKGLVLPKAQEGDPESLYLMYEITLNREWLEKSATAGYPLAQYWMAISERQGEGFFLIPGKRDASVKKWLLLSSEGGYPKAMMDYLEILHREGDTENIHHWLELAVDTGYQAAVSSYGAYISHTPDKLNYPLDLVKGYALFLLLKDLDGGGGIKRFVEKKSDSIAEKMTPEQIEQSKIVAQEWKATHPPLSFFPDKLSN